In Pseudomonas asiatica, the following are encoded in one genomic region:
- a CDS encoding HupE/UreJ family protein, with protein sequence MKKTFALFLLMLALPAFAHPGHDANPLQDGLLHPLTGLDHLLMLLGTGVLAALTRRSLTLPLATLAAMFGGAVCGHLFGDVLGMETLIALSLLVAAGAVLLPSRQLLLAMAMPVFALFHGWAHGVEATPSAFWQFSAGFVTVSGLLLAAGFAVGCLLRRHSGLQKAFGGGLLAGAALVLAG encoded by the coding sequence TGCCTTCGCCCACCCCGGGCACGACGCCAACCCGCTGCAGGACGGCCTGCTGCACCCGCTGACCGGTCTTGACCACCTGCTGATGCTGCTGGGCACCGGTGTGCTCGCCGCGCTGACCCGGCGCAGCCTGACGCTACCCCTGGCAACCCTGGCGGCGATGTTCGGCGGCGCGGTATGCGGCCACCTGTTCGGCGATGTGCTGGGCATGGAAACCCTGATCGCCCTGTCGCTGCTGGTGGCTGCCGGTGCCGTGCTGCTGCCCAGCCGCCAGCTGCTGCTGGCAATGGCCATGCCGGTGTTCGCCCTGTTCCATGGCTGGGCCCATGGCGTGGAAGCCACGCCAAGCGCGTTCTGGCAGTTCAGCGCCGGCTTCGTCACGGTCAGCGGCCTGTTGCTGGCGGCCGGCTTTGCGGTCGGTTGCCTGTTGCGCAGGCATAGCGGCCTGCAGAAGGCCTTTGGCGGCGGCCTGCTGGCCGGCGCCGCGCTGGTACTGGCTGGTTGA
- the ureG gene encoding urease accessory protein UreG yields the protein MQSYQQPLRVGVGGPVGSGKTALLEALCKAMRDHYQIAVVTNDIYTKEDQRILTEAGALEPERIVGVETGGCPHTAIREDASMNLAAVEALARKFGNLEVIFVESGGDNLSATFSPELADLTIYVIDVAEGEKIPRKGGPGITKSDFLVINKTDLAPYVGASLEVMERDTQRMRPQRPWTFSNLKKGEGLQAVIDFIVERGMLGVRG from the coding sequence ATGCAAAGCTATCAACAACCACTGCGCGTCGGTGTCGGCGGCCCGGTCGGCTCCGGCAAGACGGCGCTGCTCGAAGCCCTGTGCAAGGCCATGCGCGACCATTACCAGATCGCAGTGGTCACCAACGACATTTACACCAAGGAGGACCAGCGTATCCTCACCGAAGCCGGGGCCCTCGAGCCGGAGCGCATCGTCGGTGTGGAAACCGGCGGCTGCCCGCACACGGCGATACGTGAAGATGCCTCGATGAACCTGGCGGCGGTCGAAGCCCTGGCGCGCAAGTTTGGCAACCTCGAGGTGATCTTCGTCGAAAGCGGCGGTGACAACCTGAGTGCCACTTTCAGTCCGGAGCTGGCCGACCTGACCATCTACGTGATCGACGTGGCCGAAGGCGAGAAGATCCCGCGCAAGGGTGGGCCGGGGATTACCAAGTCGGATTTCCTGGTGATCAACAAGACCGACCTGGCGCCCTATGTGGGGGCTTCGCTGGAAGTGATGGAGCGCGATACCCAGCGCATGCGCCCGCAGCGGCCATGGACCTTCAGCAACCTGAAGAAGGGCGAGGGGCTGCAGGCGGTGATCGACTTCATCGTCGAGCGCGGGATGTTGGGTGTGCGCGGCTGA
- a CDS encoding LTA synthase family protein, translated as MKNLSDHPRTRLVALATLVLVIPLGTRAMLGWSNPLGYLSDLALGSLLVLLLHRRPWWLALPVLLAWAALWVASAELVSAVGRLPTSADLTYLLDPQFMENSTGGGLAHAWLPLIMGTGLLGWLAIAWRSRSQRSQPVPRKAWAIPLLLFGAHWGSQQLVPSDADQWRQYNLTHQLLSAGAGNLQRQVEGWMGRTHTFTPLASTGLTQSDLHGQRLLAGPGNARNLLIITVEGIPGAYLRPNRQALHSRFDEELMPKLSQWAERGMNTPDYVLHTHQTIRGLYAMLCGDYDKLANGTPKGMELLTQNDRNQACLPAQLRQAGFTTHYLQGAGLRFMAKDRIMPHIGFDSVHGQEWFRNKNYLDFPWGKDDRSFFEGALNYVGQLQKQDKPWMLTLLTVGTHQPYSAPFEYMERYDTPKQAAVAYLDDALGAFLDNLERQGVLKDTLVVVTSDESHGIDGVRLASSWGFNLTLAPEQAQLPRIKRGTYGHIDLATSLLDYFALPIPMALGGRSLYRDYDSGREMISYTNGMLRYHDGRGVFTECDFQQRCRRYASEGFIADQARYLGLGDSLLGQQIGALAGVLDQSLLQTPLNLRYQFGGPSPIQLRKRIKDDWADNLIGAQYLEMPEGSHTRVRVKVRSLDPKRAAYIQLKAKQLEQDVPLGLPYEVKVTAEEPLEMEFSFDNPTARKAFSFHLLGYGGGQVEISDFSVITALPGEDEAADELTEGHIAHSG; from the coding sequence CTGGGTGGCTTCGGCCGAACTGGTCAGCGCGGTTGGCCGTTTGCCCACCAGCGCTGACCTGACATACCTGCTCGACCCGCAGTTCATGGAAAACTCGACCGGTGGTGGCCTGGCCCATGCCTGGCTGCCCTTGATCATGGGCACCGGCCTGCTGGGCTGGCTGGCCATCGCCTGGCGCAGCCGTAGCCAACGCAGCCAGCCGGTGCCACGCAAGGCCTGGGCCATTCCGCTGCTGCTGTTTGGCGCCCATTGGGGCAGCCAGCAACTGGTACCTTCCGACGCCGACCAATGGCGGCAATACAACCTCACCCACCAGTTGCTGTCGGCCGGGGCCGGCAACCTGCAGCGCCAGGTCGAAGGCTGGATGGGCCGCACACATACCTTCACCCCTCTGGCCAGTACCGGCCTGACCCAGTCCGACCTGCATGGCCAGCGGCTGCTCGCCGGGCCAGGCAACGCCCGCAACCTGCTGATCATCACCGTGGAAGGCATCCCCGGGGCCTACCTGCGGCCCAACCGCCAGGCCCTGCACAGCCGCTTCGACGAAGAGCTGATGCCAAAGCTCAGCCAGTGGGCCGAGCGCGGCATGAACACCCCGGACTACGTGCTGCATACCCACCAGACCATCCGTGGCCTGTACGCGATGCTCTGCGGTGACTATGACAAGCTGGCCAACGGCACGCCCAAGGGCATGGAGCTGCTGACCCAGAACGATCGCAACCAGGCCTGCCTGCCAGCGCAGTTGCGCCAGGCCGGTTTCACTACCCACTACCTGCAGGGTGCCGGCCTGCGCTTCATGGCCAAGGACCGCATCATGCCGCACATCGGCTTTGACTCGGTGCACGGCCAGGAGTGGTTCCGCAACAAGAACTACCTGGACTTCCCCTGGGGCAAGGATGATCGCTCCTTCTTCGAGGGGGCGCTGAACTACGTCGGCCAGCTGCAAAAGCAGGACAAGCCATGGATGTTGACCCTGCTCACCGTGGGCACCCACCAGCCCTACTCGGCGCCGTTCGAGTACATGGAGCGCTACGACACGCCGAAACAGGCGGCAGTCGCCTACCTGGACGATGCGCTCGGTGCATTCCTCGACAACCTCGAACGCCAGGGCGTACTCAAGGACACCCTGGTGGTGGTGACTTCCGACGAGTCCCACGGCATCGACGGTGTGCGCCTGGCCTCGTCCTGGGGCTTCAACCTCACCCTGGCGCCGGAGCAGGCGCAGTTGCCACGGATCAAGCGGGGCACCTACGGCCATATCGACCTGGCCACCTCGCTGCTCGACTACTTTGCGCTGCCCATCCCCATGGCGCTCGGCGGTCGCTCGCTGTACCGCGATTACGACAGCGGTCGTGAAATGATCTCCTACACCAACGGCATGCTGCGCTATCACGACGGCCGGGGTGTGTTCACCGAATGCGACTTCCAGCAGCGCTGCCGGCGTTACGCCAGCGAGGGCTTCATCGCCGACCAGGCACGTTACCTTGGCCTGGGCGACAGCCTGCTGGGCCAGCAGATCGGTGCCCTCGCCGGGGTGCTCGACCAGTCCCTGCTGCAGACACCGCTCAACCTGCGTTACCAGTTCGGCGGCCCATCGCCGATCCAGCTGCGCAAGCGCATCAAAGATGACTGGGCCGACAACCTGATCGGCGCCCAGTACCTGGAAATGCCCGAGGGTTCGCATACCCGCGTACGGGTCAAGGTACGTTCGCTGGACCCCAAGCGCGCAGCCTATATCCAGCTCAAGGCCAAACAGCTGGAGCAGGACGTACCGCTGGGCTTGCCTTACGAAGTGAAAGTGACCGCCGAAGAGCCGCTGGAAATGGAGTTCAGCTTCGACAACCCGACCGCGCGCAAAGCGTTTTCCTTCCATTTGCTGGGCTATGGTGGTGGTCAGGTGGAAATCAGCGACTTCAGTGTGATAACCGCGCTGCCAGGGGAAGATGAAGCAGCGGATGAGCTGACCGAAGGGCATATCGCCCATTCGGGCTGA
- a CDS encoding urease accessory protein UreF, giving the protein MGSDLALLRLLQLASPGLPVGGFTYSQGLEWAVEAGWVRDVDGFAAWQREQIDDTLACLDWPVLARLYHACQAEDAEAFGHWSRFLLANRETAELRLEEQQRGAALARLLDGWQLGQAPAWRASLELTQLGGMAWLAAHWAIPLRQLALGHGFAWLEGAVMAGVKLVPFGQQAAQTLLRDLGAGLPAALDQALGLGDDQLGGGLPLLAIASSRHETQYTRLFRS; this is encoded by the coding sequence ATGGGCAGCGACCTGGCGCTGTTGCGCCTGCTGCAGCTGGCCAGCCCTGGCTTGCCGGTGGGTGGCTTCACCTACTCGCAAGGCCTGGAGTGGGCGGTCGAGGCGGGCTGGGTACGGGACGTGGACGGTTTCGCTGCCTGGCAGCGCGAGCAGATCGACGACACCCTGGCCTGCCTCGACTGGCCGGTGCTGGCGCGCTTGTACCACGCCTGCCAGGCCGAGGACGCCGAAGCCTTCGGCCACTGGAGCCGCTTTCTGCTGGCCAACCGTGAAACCGCCGAGCTGCGTCTGGAAGAACAGCAGCGCGGCGCGGCGCTGGCACGGCTGCTGGACGGCTGGCAACTGGGCCAGGCGCCAGCCTGGCGGGCCAGCCTAGAACTCACCCAGCTGGGCGGTATGGCCTGGCTGGCTGCGCACTGGGCGATCCCACTGCGCCAGTTGGCCCTGGGCCATGGTTTTGCCTGGCTGGAGGGCGCGGTAATGGCCGGGGTCAAGCTGGTGCCGTTCGGCCAGCAGGCCGCCCAGACCTTGCTGCGCGACCTGGGGGCAGGGCTGCCCGCGGCCCTCGACCAGGCACTGGGCCTGGGCGATGACCAGCTTGGCGGCGGCCTGCCGTTGCTGGCCATTGCCTCATCGCGACACGAAACCCAATACACCCGTTTGTTCCGTTCCTGA
- a CDS encoding DUF899 domain-containing protein: MSTSESRHPVVSRSQWLAARRQLWLHEKAFTRHRDALSAARRALPWVKVEHEYRFQGPDGELSLADLFAGRSQLLVYHFMFAEGWSEGCHGCSFLADHFDGANLHLAHHDVSLVAVSRAPYAEFQAFRRRMGWQFPWYSSHGSGFNEDFGVSVGSEGQRQYNYEPYEGDESELPGLSAFYREPDGSVYHTYSTYARGLDILVNTYNFLDIAPLGRNEAGTMDWVRHHDRYEGQPDKPNCCHK; the protein is encoded by the coding sequence ATGAGCACGAGCGAAAGCAGGCACCCGGTGGTTTCCCGCAGCCAGTGGCTGGCGGCCCGCCGGCAGCTGTGGCTGCACGAAAAGGCCTTCACCCGCCACCGCGACGCGCTGTCCGCAGCCCGTCGCGCCCTGCCCTGGGTCAAGGTGGAGCACGAGTATCGCTTCCAGGGGCCGGACGGCGAACTGAGCCTGGCCGACCTGTTCGCAGGCCGCAGCCAACTGCTGGTTTACCACTTCATGTTCGCCGAAGGCTGGAGCGAAGGTTGCCACGGCTGCTCATTCCTGGCCGACCACTTTGACGGCGCCAACCTGCACCTGGCCCATCACGACGTGTCGCTGGTGGCGGTGTCGCGTGCGCCGTATGCCGAGTTCCAGGCATTCCGCCGGCGCATGGGCTGGCAGTTTCCCTGGTATTCGTCACATGGCAGCGGCTTCAACGAGGACTTTGGCGTCAGCGTCGGCAGCGAGGGCCAGCGGCAGTACAACTATGAGCCATATGAGGGCGATGAAAGCGAGCTTCCCGGGCTGAGTGCGTTCTACCGCGAGCCGGACGGCAGCGTGTACCACACCTACTCGACCTATGCCCGCGGGCTGGACATCCTGGTCAACACCTACAACTTCCTCGACATCGCGCCACTGGGGCGCAACGAGGCCGGGACCATGGACTGGGTGCGGCACCACGACCGTTATGAAGGGCAGCCGGACAAGCCCAACTGCTGCCACAAATAA